The following coding sequences lie in one Trichoderma breve strain T069 chromosome 1, whole genome shotgun sequence genomic window:
- a CDS encoding aldehyde dehydrogenase family domain-containing protein: protein MQSAVLRRAGAKGLRSCGCRVPRASLATLATFRPPTIKNEPNQHYAKGSQQREGLTAAVEKLQSKLPLEVPVVVGGQQIKTSSLSRQLNPSDHSKTVASYHTATPADVSKAIDAALAAKPAWESLPFADRAAVFLKAADLVSGKYRYDIMAATMLGQGKNAWQAEIDAAAELADFFRFNVQYAQELYSQQPEHHSPGVWNRLEYRPLEGFVYAVSPFNFTAIAGNLPGAPALMGNVVVWKPSDFAIASNWLVYNILLEAGLPKDVIQFVPGNPVEITKTVLEHKEFAALHYTGSTAVFRKLYGAIGEGVAEGRYRSYPRIVGETGGKNFHLIHPSADIENAAIQTVRGAFEYQGQKCSATSRIYVAKSVWPEFKERLVSETKKLTQGVPWDHSHFMGPVIHEASFKKLSGAIDEAKSDKDLELVFGGTYDSSKGYFVQPTIYQAISPSHKFLSTEFFGPILTAHVYDDAAPDAFAKVCELVDGTSEYGLTGSVFANDREAVRFAEEKLRNAAGNFYINCKSTGAVVGQQPFGGARASGTDDKAGSPNLLTRFVNIRSIKEEFAATTQVSYPSNEV, encoded by the exons ATGCAGTCTGCTGTGCTGAGACGAGCGGGGGCAAAGGGCTTGCGCAGTTGCGGATGCAGAGTCCCGAGAGCTTCGTTGGCGACGCTGGCGACGTTTCGACCTCCCACAATCAAGAATGAGCCCAAC CAACACTATGCCAAGGGCAGCCAGCAGCGAGAGGGTTTGACGGCTGccgtcgagaagctgcagagcAAGCTGCCTCTCGAGGTCCCAGTTGTTGTAGGAGGCCAGCAG ATCAAAACCTCGTCCCTCTCCAGACAGCTCAACCCCTCCGACCACTCCAAGACGGTCGCCTCATACCATACCGCCACGCCCGCCGACGtctccaaggccattgacgccGCGCTGGCCGCAAAGCCGGCATGGGAGTCGCTCCCCTTTGCAGACCGCGCCGCCGTCTtcctcaaggccgccgaCCTGGTGTCCGGCAAGTACCGCTACGacatcatggccgccacGATGCTCGGCCAGGGCAAAAACGCCTGGCAGGCCGAGatcgacgccgccgccgagctgGCAGACTTCTTCCGTTTCAACGTGCAGTACGCCCAGGAGCTGTACAGCCAGCAGCCCGAGCACCACTCGCCCGGCGTGTGGAACCGCCTCGAGTACCGCCCGCTCGAGGGCTTCGTCTATGCCGTCAGCCCCTTCAACTTCACGGCCATTGCCGGCAACCTGCCCGGTGCTCCGGCCCTCATGGGCAACGTGGTGGTCTGGAAGCCCAGTGACTTTGCCATTGCGTCCAACTGGCTGGTCTACAACATCCTTCTCGAGGCTGGCCTGCCCAAGGACGTGATCCAGTTCGTACCCGGCAACCCCGTCGAGATTACCAAGACGGTCCTGGAGCACAAGGAGTTTGCGGCTCTGCACTATACCGGCAGCACCGCCGTGTTCCGAAAGCTCTACGGCGCCATTGGCGAGGGCGTTGCCGAGGGCAGATACAGGTCGTACCCCAGGATCGTGGGCGAGACTGGCGGCAAGAACTTCCACCTGATTCACCCGTCTGCTGATATCGAGAACGCTGCTATCCAGACTGTTCGCGGTGCCTTTGAGTACCAGGGCCAAAAGTGCAGCGCTACGTCTCGCATCTACGTTGCCAAGTCTGTCTGGCCCGAGTTCAAGGAGCGATTGGTCTCCGAGACTAAGAAGCTCACTCAGGGCGTCCCCTGGGACCACTCCCACTTCATGGGCCCCGTGATTCACGAGGCCTCCTTCAAGAAGCTCTCGGGCGCCAttgacgaggccaagagcGACAAGGACCTCGAGCTCGTCTTTGGCGGCACCTACGACTCGTCCAAGGGCTACTTTGTCCAGCCCACCATCTACCAGGCCATCAGCCCTTCCCATAAGTTCCTCTCCACCGAGTTCTTCGGCCCCATCCTCACCGCGCACGTCTACGACGATGCCGCGCCCGATGCCTTTGCCAAGGTCTGCGAGCTAGTCGATGGCACCTCCGAGTATGGCCTCACCGGATCCGTCTTTGCCAACGACCGCGAGGCCGTGCGCTTCgccgaggagaagctgcgcaACGCGGCGGGCAACTTTTACATCAACTGCAAGAGCACCGGTGCCGTTGTCGGACAGCAGCCGTTTGGCGGTGCCAGGGCCAGCGGCACAGACGACAAGGCCGGAAGTCCCAACCTGCTGACGAGATTCGTCAACATCCGATCAATTAAGGAGGAGTTTGCGGCCACGACGCAGGTGTCATATCCTAGCAACGAGGTTTAA
- a CDS encoding protein kinase domain-containing protein, with the protein MATAASPTPMGGAGPTRRMSQRQQALRQPPSRSAFTRSESQQASSFQARNNPKQFNDDSSEDEIPVPMKLSALTKALLNDGEPESSQPAERPPSPPRTRRRISQLNASTSSVSERGRHLRSTGEKPEDKNSRASSPARDRGASPSLSQIQPSKRRSSSFSRSTQRHQQTSRPSSREKSADEKPEPQADINTPAHGNRIVRISTNSSGNRSRMGSTGLSSGRSFDRSVVDKSAGEMDYEQEEIPQTVARDTALATSYGSSSMRVKRVGKIPGTFLSGPARRGRRRQSDEDAGEEGEMDQYNPQQEQDNNVVEDMPDVAYYPDGIRDFNSGSPVSASASARALHRRHLSSMDSRSGSGSGSGRPSPRGIELESEPQRYPPLQRENEEAEEEEEIPYRKSVLRAELPSAHDQENDAHRSYKRSKSSFDDGMAPPRPMSVDPIPARPTSPERKPLAPVANNTPQRPAPPPPPKMSVMEAATSTTGAAAAATSTKQRRNVLRVNGKTYTRLDCLGRGGSAKVYRVTAENGQMFALKRVALENADELTIRGYKGEIDLLGKLEGVDRVINLYAYEMNTEKQVLSLVMEMGERDLNALLASRQSPETSRFDPVFVRFYWKEMLECLAAVHQHDIVHSDLKPANFVLVKGRLKLIDFGIANAIQTDETVNVHRETQVGTPNYMSPESLLDSNNPRGGRLPGRPKLMKLGKSSDVWSLGCILYQMVYGMPPFGHIANQMARCQAIINWDHHIEFPSRGMGGAPVPPSLIRTLRRCLNRDHHMRPTCEELLYDSDPFLYPAEINSDKALPIDEELLGRIIQSVVSRCRERMPTESEGATVWPQAYWNSIRKSMANRQQ; encoded by the exons ATGGCGACAGCTGCTTCGCCAACTCCCATGGGAGGAGCCGGTCCTACCCGCCGGATGTCGCAGCGACAGCAAGCCTTGCGCCAACCTCCCTCACGATCGGCCTTTACCAGGAGCGAGAGCCAGCAGGCGTCTTCGTTCCAAGCCCGAAACAACCCGAAGCAATTCAACGACGACAGCTCCGAAGATGAGATTCCCGTGCCTATGAAGCTCAGCGCCCTCACCAAGGCGCTCCTCAACGACGGCGAGCCCGAGTCCTCTCAGCCTGCAGAACGACCGCCCTCACCACCACGAACACGAAGACGGATAAGCCAATTGAACGCCTCGACGTCATCCGTGTCTGAGAGGGGGAGGCATTTGAGATCTACCGGCGAGAAACCCGAGGACAAGAATTCAAGAGCCTCGAGTCCCGCCAGGGATCGTGGTGCAAGCCCT AGCCTGAGCCAGATCCAGCCTTCCAAGAGGcgctcaagctccttctctCGATCAACGCAACGCCATCAACAGACCAGCAGACCGTCTAGTAGGGAAAAGTCGGCCGATGAGAAGCCAGAGCCACAGGCTGACATCAACACACCCGCTCATGGCAACCGTATCGTGAGGATATCTACAAACTCTTCTGGCAATCGCAGTAGAATGGGATCAACAGGCCTGTCCTCGGGGCGCTCATTTGATCGATCTGTTGTGGACAAGTCTGCCGGTGAAATGGACtatgagcaagaagagattCCTCAAACTGTTGCGCGAGACACAGCACTGGCCACTAGCTACGGCAGT AGCTCAATGCGCGTCAAGCGCGTTGGAAAGATCCCTGGAACATTTCTTAGTGGACCAGCGCGGCGTGGTAGGCGGAGGCAaagcgatgaagatgctggggaagaaggggaaatgGATCAGTACAATCCCCAACAGGAACAAGATAACAACGTCGTGGAGGACATGCCAGATGTTGCCTACTACCCTGATGGAATTCGAGACTTTAATTCTGGAAGTCCTGTTAGTGCGAGTGCTTCGGCTAGGGCCCTCCATAGGAGACACCTCTCTAGCATGGACTCCCggtctggctctggctctggctctggacGTCCCTCGCCGCGGGGGATTGAGCTCGAATCGGAGCCCCAGCGATATCCGCCACTGCAGAGGGAGAACGAGgaggcagaagaggaggaagaaataCCGTATAGGAAATCAGTGCTGCGCGCCGAACTGCCTTCAGCTCATGATCAGGAAAACGACGCTCACCGGAGCTATAAGCGTTCAAAGTCTTCCTTTGACGATGGGATGGCTCCGCCACGACCCATGAGCGTCGACCCTATTCCAGCCCGGCCTACTTCACCAGAGCGAAAGCCCCTGGCGCCCGTTGCCAACAACACACCTCAGCGGCCTGCTCCCCCACCTCCTCCTAAGATGTCCGTCATGGAGGCAGCTACATCAACGACTGGCGCTGCAGCCGCAGCCACCTCAACGAAGCAGCGGAGGAACGTGTTGAGGGTCAATGGAAAGACTTATACCAGGCTTGATTGCCTTGGCCGCGGTGGCAGTGCCAAGGTATATCGTGTAACCGCTGAGAATGGACAAATGTTTGCCTTGAAGCGCGTGGCTTTGGAAAATGCAGACGAACTTACCATCAGAGGGTACAAGGGCGAGATAGACCTCCTTGGAAAGCTCGAAGGGGTGGATCGGGTTATTAACCTGTATGCCTACGAGATGAATACAGAGAAGCAGGTGCTCAGTTTG GTGATGGAAATGGGCGAGAGAGATTTGAATGCCCTCCTTGCTAGTCGCCAGAGCCCCGAGACTTCCAGGTTCGACCCCGTATTTGTTCGCTTCTACTGGAAAGAGATGCTTGAGTGCTTGGCCGCCGTTCACCAACATGACATTGTTCACTCGGACCTGAAGCCCGCCAACTTTGTTCTCGTCAAGGGCAGACTCAAACTCATTGATTTCGGCATTGCTAATGCCATCCAAACTGACGAAACCGTAAATGTCCACCGCGAAACCCAAGTCGGCACACCCAACTACATGTCCCCCGAGTCCCTCCTAGACTCCAACAACCCGCGGGGCGGTCGTCTCCCTGGCCGCCCTAAGCTGATGAAGCTCGGAAAGTCCAGCGACGTCTGGTCACTGGGCTGTATCCTCTACCAAATGGTCTACGGCATGCCGCCATTTGGCCACATTGCCAACCAGATGGCGAGATGTCAAGCCATCATAAACTGGGATCATCACATTGAGTTCCCTTCTCGTGGCATGGGCGGTGCTCCCGTTCCACCTTCACTTATTAGGACCCTGAGGCGATGCCTCAACCGAGACCACCACATGCGACCGACGTGCGAGGAACTGCTTTATGATAGCGATCCGTTCCTTTACCCAGCAGAAATCAACAGCGACAAGGCTCTTCCCATCGACGAGGAACTCCTGGGTAGAATCATCCAGAGCGTTGTCTCAAGGTGCCGAGAGCGCATGCCGACAGAATCGGAGGGTGCAACCGTCTGGCCGCAGGCATACTGGAACAGCATACGAAAATCAATGGCAAACAGACAACAATAA
- a CDS encoding helix-loop-helix DNA-binding domain-containing protein: MPRPALPPTPGSSSDIRGKDGMQQLSSLQLAFELPPPAIHDAAADASRISPVDSKQQQISPLSTPSLGLDVATSPKTVVYPMQAAETVKSRRRSSAATTKEPKENTFALPPPPTRSRKIIQMKPRTQDTAAASASTKESARATGKAAAAKTAAPGPDAGAGAGGASAKGESTTKKKQPSATSAAGRKIARKTAHSLIERRRRSKMNEEFALLKSMIPACTGEMHKLAILQASIEYVRYLEDCVAKLKAQQEQSQSSRPEASHSPLPPIREFHPTFHEDPADVEMTDSEAATSPVFAPQRPSVSPALHAQDSRHRQHSYSSVSTDQRHYSYSASTTTSPAFGPQMFANNNGAGYTHSSTSASGSTLTSPALLPQTDLDHEATAALLMLNSDRRGTAANNNRALSVRDLLSS; encoded by the exons ATGCCTCGTCCTGCGCTGCCGCCGACGCCCGGGTCCTCGTCTGATATCAGGGGCAAGGATGGCATGCAGCAGCTTTCATCTCTGCAACTCGCCTTTGAGCTGCCTCCGCCAGCCATCCacgatgcagcagcagatgcgtCTCGCATCTCGCCCGTCGactccaagcagcagcaaatctcgcCCCTCTCCACGCCGTCGCTAGGCCTGGACGTTGCCACGTCGCCAAAGACAGTAGTCTATCCCATGCAGGCGGCCGAGACGGTCAAGTCCCGAAGACGCTCGTCCGCCGCTACCACCAAGGAGCCCAAGGAAAACACCTTTGCCCTGCCGCCACCGCCCACGCGCTCCAGGAAGATCATCCAGATGAAGCCGCGAACCCAGGACACGGCCGCGGCCTCGGCTTCCACCAAGGAGTCTGCCCGGGCCACCGGgaaggctgccgccgccaagacCGCCGCTCCGGGGCCCGACGCCGGGGCCGGGGCCGGAGGTGCTTCGGCCAAGGGCGAGTCAacgacaaagaagaagcagcccagCGCAACTAGCGCTGCTGGCAGGAAAATCGCTCGCAAGACTGCCCACAGCTTGATTGagcggaggagaaggagcaAGATGAACGAGGAGTTTGCCCTGCTCAAGAGCATGATCCCCGCGTGCACGGGCGAGATGCACAAGCTGGCCATTCTACAG GCTTCCATTGAATATGTCCGCTATCTGGAAGACTGCgtcgccaagctcaaggcccAGCAAGAGCAATCCCAGAGCAGCAGACCCGAGGCCTCACACAGCCCCTTACCACCCATCCGCGAATTCCACCCAACCTTCCATGAGGACCCGGCAGACGTCGAAATGACCGACTCCGAGGCCGCCACCTCCCCGGTCTTCGCGCCCCAGCGGCCGTCCGTCTCGCCGGCGCTGCACGCCCAGGACTCGCGCCACCGCCAGCACTCGTACTCGTCCGTGTCGACGGACCAGCGGCACTACAGCTACAGCGCCTCCACGACGACGTCGCCTGCCTTTGGGCCGCAGATGTTTGCTAACAACAACGGCGCCGGCTACACGCATAGTAGCACTTCGGCGTCTGGATCGACGCTGACGAGTCCTGCGTTGTTGCCGCAGACGGATCTTGATCATGAGGCAACGGCGGCGTTGCTGATGCTTAATAGCGATAGGAGGGGGACGGCGGCGAATAATAACCGCGCCTTGTCTGTTCGCGATTTGTTGAGCTCATGA
- a CDS encoding phosphoglucomutase/phosphomannomutase, alpha/beta/alpha domain I domain-containing protein, translated as MDDSKFLEASAKHPIVEGHVYKYGTAGFRMKADLLPGVSFRVGLIAGLRSRKLNGQAIGVMITASHNPAPDNGVKIVDPMGEMLEQDWEAHATLLVNAPTHEELLETYKKLASQLKIDLNTPGRVVYGRDTRPSGHSLVTALADALEATGIEYTDYKILTTPQLHYLTRCVNTEGTPKAYGEVSEAGYYNKLSEAFVRALRGRKVQGQLIVDCANGVGGPKLNELLKVIPKDVTGFNVKVVNDDVLRPEVLNLDCGADFVKTKQRAPPNFKPTPEARCCSLDGDADRLIYYWADPDSGFFMLDGDRISSLNASFIGDLVRSAGLEEELRIGVVQTAYANGASTTYIEKNLQLPVVCTPTGVKHLHHAACQFDVGVYFEANGHGTVVFSQEALRVFREKKPQSPAQKDALETLAAVGDLINQTVGDAISDMLMVEVILAHKAWSLKDWATTYTDLPNRLVRVEVANKDIFETTDAERRLSHPPGAQDEIDQCVRKYTTARSFARASGTENACRVYAEAATRHEADELATKVASIIKQYGS; from the exons ATGGATGACTCCAAATTTCTCGAGGCATCCGCCAAACACCCCATCGTCGAGGGCCACGTCTACAAGTATGGCACTGCCGGCTTCCGCATGAAGGCCGATCTTCTGCCCGGCGTCTCGTTCCGTGTCGGTCTGATTGCTGGTCTTCGAAGCCGCAAACTCAACGGCCAGGCAATTGGTGTTATGATCACCGCCAGCCACAACCCTGCTCCCGACAACGGCGTCAAGATTGTCGATCCCATGGGCGAGATGCTCGAGCAGGACTGGGAGGCCCACGCAACACTGCTGGTCAACGCCCCCACCCACGAGGAGCTCCTCGAGACgtacaagaagctggctTCGCAGCTCAAGATCGACCTCAACACCCCCGGCCGCGTCGTCTACGGCCGCGATACTCGTCCCTCTGGCCACAGCCTGGTTACTGCCCTGGCTGACGCTCTGGAGGCCACCGGCATCGAGTACACCGACTACAAGATCCTCACCACCCCCCAGCTGCACTACCTGACTCGCTGCGTCAACACCGAGGGCACCCCCAAGGCGTACGGCGAGGTCAGCGAGGCTGGCTACTACAACAAGCTCTCCGAGGCCTTTGTCCGCGCGCTGCGAGGCAGAAAGGTCCAGGGCCAGCTGATTGTCGACTGCGCCAACGGCGTTGGAGGTCCCAAGCTgaatgagcttctcaaggtCATCCCCAAGGATGTGACTGGATTCAACGTTAAGGTCGTCAACGACGATGTGCTGCGACCTGAGGTCCTCAACCTCGAC TGCGGTGCCGACTTCGTCAAGACCAAGCAGCGAGCCCCTCCCAACTTCAAGCCCACTCCCGAAGCCCGATGCTGCTCGCTCGATGGCGATGCAGACCGTCTGATCTACTACTGGGCTGACCCCGACTCTGGCTTCTTCATGCTGGACGGAGACCGTATCTCCTCTCTCAATGCCTCTTTCATCGGCGACCTTGTTCGTTCCGCTggcctggaggaggagctgcgaATCGGAGTCGTCCAGACCGCCTACGCCAACGGTGCTAGCACCACATACATTGAGAAGAACTTGCAGCTCCCCGTCGTCTGCACTCCCACTGGTGTCAAGCACCTGCACCACGCCGCCTGCCAGTTTGATGTTGGCGTCTACTTCGAAGCCAACGGCCACGGCAccgtcgtcttctcccaGGAGGCCCTGCGCGTCTTCCGGGAAAAGAAGCCCCAGTCTCCCGCCCAGAAGGACGCTCTGGAGACGCTGGCTGCTGTCGGCGACCTCATCAACCAGACCGTCGGCGATGCCATCTCAGACATGCTCATGGTGGAGGTGATTCTAGCCCACAAGGCGTGGTCCCTTAAGGATTGGGCCACTACCTACACCGACCTGCCCAACCGCCTCGTCCGCGTTGAAGTGGCCAACAAGGACATCTTTGAGACGACCGACGCCGAGCGCCGCCTCAGCCACCCTCCTGGTGCTCAGGACGAGATTGACCAGTGCGTTAGGAAATACACCACGGCTCGTTCCTTTGCCCGTGCTAGCGGTACTGAGAATGCTTGCCGTGTGTATGCCGAGGCTGCTACGAGACACGAGGCTGATGAGTTGGCTACCAAGGtggccagcatcatcaagcaaTACGGATCGTAA
- a CDS encoding per1-like family domain-containing protein: MIALYGGKPGFRAISLILLVVAFFAGASLASTGDQLPEFKQCLDICQAENCAPGKTATPIPLSRRLLLWNCASECDYTCQHIITGARVATDLPVVQFHGKWPFYRFMGMQEPFSVLFSIGNFWAHWQGLKKVRALIPADYSLRPYYEFFSYFGLASWVFSSIFHTRDFAVTEQLDYFAAGASVLYGMYYTFVRIFRLDRPTPRRRSVLRAWTLLCLVLYTCHVGYLKGVSWDYTYNMAANVVLGVIQNALWSWFSFDRYRKSRRVWAMWPGLAVAWVMFAMSMELFDFPPWLGCIDAHSLWHLMTIGPTILWYNFLVKDANDDIAGSERLKA, encoded by the exons ATGATCGCTTTATATGGCGGGAAGCCAGGCTTTCGCGCCATCTCCCTGATCTTGCTTGTCGTGGCATTCTTTGCCGGTGCTAGTCTTGCTTCTACTGGTGATCAATTGCCCGAGTTCAAGCAATGTCTTGAC ATCTGCCAAGCCGAAAACTGCGCTCCCGGCAAGACTGCCACGCCCATCC CCTTGtcccgccgcctcctcctttggAACTGCGCCTCCGAATGCGACTACACCTGCCAACACATCATTACCGGCGCGCGCGTCGCCACCGACCTCCCCGTCGTCCAGTTCCACGGCAAATGGCCCTTTTACCGCTTCATGGGCATGCAGGAGCCCTTCTCCGTGCTCTTCTCGATCGGCAACTTCTGGGCGCACTGGCAGGGCCTCAAGAAAGTGCGCGCCCTCATCCCAGCTGACTACTCGCTGCGGCCCTACTATGAGTTCTTCTCCTATTTTGGGCTCGCCTCGTGGGTGTTTagctccatcttccacaCCCGAGACTTTGCCGTCACCGAGCAGCTCGACTACTTCGCCGCTGGCGCCAGCGTGCTGTATGGAATGTACTATACCTTTGTGCGCATCTTCCGCCTCGACCGCCCGACCCCACGAAGACGCTCCGTCCTACGGGCGTGGACGCTGCTCTGTCTTGTGCTCTACACTTGCCACGTCGGATATCTAAAGGGCGTGAGCTGGGACTACACGTACAACATGGCCGCCAACGTGGTGCTCGGCGTCATCCAGAACGCCCTGTGGAGTTGGTTCAGTTTCGACCGCTACCGCAAGTCTCGTCGGGTCTGGGCCATGTGGCCTGGTCTGGCTGTGGCCTGGGTCATGTTTGCCATGAGCATGGAGCTGTTTGACTTTCCGCCTTGGTTGGGCTGCATTGACGCCCACAGCTTATGGCACCTGATGACGATTGGGCCGACTATTCTTTGGTACAA TTTCCTTGTCAAGGACGCCAACGACGATATTGCCGGAAGCGAGAGATTAAAAGCCTAA
- a CDS encoding ribosomal prokaryotic l21 protein domain-containing protein, which translates to MSRALLRSVLELRAPSSRIAPLFAPFRHIQHRSFNSTAPIVEPVAQPHVNNAPNPTEDQVRPLAFKKSHPVEPPTPITDSVKTLLPLLAAQPGHYITIHIHGFPYLVQEGDQIRLPFKMPGVLPGDVLRLNRASIIGSRDYTLKGAPHVDERVFECRATVLGTESEPLRIKIKTKRRQRRKRQAKSKHRYTILRISELNIKNLDEVETSS; encoded by the coding sequence ATGAGCAGAGCACTCCTTCGCTCCGTTCTGGAGCTTAGGGCTCCCAGCTCGCGCATCGCCCCTCTATTCGCTCCGTTTCGTCACATCCAGCATCGAAGCTTCAACTCCACGGCGCCAATTGTCGAGCCTGTTGCGCAGCCTCACGTCAACAACGCCCCCAATCCCACCGAGGACCAAGTCCGACCCCTGGCCTTCAAAAAGAGTCACCCTGTCGAGCCTCCCACGCCAATCACCGACTCCGTCAAGACGCTTCTgcccctcctcgccgcccaGCCCGGCCACTACATCACCATCCACATCCACGGCTTCCCATATCTAGTCCAGGAGGGCGACCAGATTCGTCTGCCATTCAAGATGCCTGGCGTTCTTCCTGGAGACGTGCTGCGCCTGAATCGTGCTAGCATCATCGGTAGCCGAGATTACACCTTGAAGGGCGCCCCCCACGTCGACGAGAGGGTGTTTGAGTGCCGTGCGACTGTCTTGGGGACTGAGTCGGAGCCGCTGCggatcaagatcaagacgaAGCGGAGGCAGAGGAGAAAGCGTCAGGCTAAGAGCAAGCATCGATATACCATCTTGCGCATCTCTGAGCTGAACATTAAGAATCTGGATGAGGTCGAGACTTCCTCATGA
- a CDS encoding ribosomal protein s8e domain-containing protein, with the protein MPQNEYMERWRKLHGRRLDHEERTRKRIAREGHKASQDAQNLRGLRAKLYQKKRHNEKIQMKKAIKAHEERNVKTADEKEPSQPLPSYLLDRSNPSTAKALSSAIKNKRAEKAAKFSVPLPKVRGISEEEMFKVVKTGKKTHKRAWKRVITKPTFVGPDFTRRNPKYERFIRPMGLRYKKANVTHPELGVTVQLPIISVKKNPQNPLYTQLGVLTKGTILEVNVSELGLVTAGGKVVWGRYAQVTNEPENEGCVNSVLLV; encoded by the exons ATG CCTCAGAACGAGTATATGGAACGGTGGCGCAAGCTGCACGGCCGCCGTCTCGACCATGAAGAACGAACTCGCAAGCGCATCGCCCGTGAAGGCCACAAGGCCTCTCAAGACGCCCAGAACCTGCGTGGCCTGCGAGCCAAGCTGTACCAGAAGAAGCGTCACAACGAGAAgatccagatgaagaaggccatcAAGGCGCACGAGGAGCGCAACGTCAAGACGGCCGACGAGAAGGAGCCCTCGCAGCCTCTGCCCTCGTACCTGCTCGACCGATCCAACCCGTCCACGGCTAAAGCCCTCAGCAGcgccatcaagaacaagcgCGCGGAGAAGGCGGCCAAGTTCAGCGTGCCCCTGCCCAAGGTGCGAGGCATcagcgaggaggagatgttCAAGGTCGTCAAGACGGGCAAGAAGACGCACAAGCGGGCGTGGAAGCGTGTCATTACGAAGCCGACGTTTGTGGGACCTGATTTCACTCGACGAAACCCCAAATACGAGCGCTTCATCCGGCCCATGGGTCTGCGTtacaaaaaggcaaacgTCACGCACCCGGAGCTGGGCGTCACCGTGCAGCTGCCCATCATCAGTGTCAAGAAGAACCCGCAGAACCCTCTGTACACGCAGCTGGGCGTTTTGACCAAGGGTACGATTCTCGAGGTCAACGTCAGCGAGTTGGGTCTGGTTACTGCTGGTGGAAAGGTTGTTTGGGGCCGATATGCGCAGGTTACCAACGAGCCTGAGAACGAGGGCTGCGTGAACAGCGTGTTGTTGGTTTAA
- a CDS encoding methyltransferase domain-containing protein: MSGDKMEVELAEQKLKTMEHSEQHYFKSYDHHGIHEEMLKDEVRTRSYMNAIVQNKHIFKDKVVLDVGCGTGILSMFAAKSGAKHVIGVDMSTIIFKAREIVKVNGLSDKITLIQGKMEEIELPFPQVDIIISEWMGYFLLYESMLDTVLYARDKYLVKDGLIFPDKATIFFAGIEDGDYKEEKIGFWDNVYGFDYTPLKATALSEPLVDTVDLKAVVTDPVPVLTLDLYTCTTADLAFNTPFTLTAKRDDFIHALVSWFDIDFTACHKPIRFSTGPHTKYTHWKQTVFYIEDVLTVQNGEEVQCKLDVKPNDKNRRDLDIEVDYSFQVNDATRNASGHSSYKMC; this comes from the exons ATGAGCGGCGACAAGATGGAAGTTGAGTTGgcggagcagaagctcaagacgATGGAGCACAGCGAGCAGCACTACTTTAAGAG CTACGATCATCACG GAATCCacgaggagatgctg AAAGATGAAGTGCGCACGAGGTCGTACATGAACGCTATCGTCCAGAACAAGCACATTTTCAAGGACAAGGTTGTTCTCGATGTTGGCTGCGGCACTGGTATCCTTTCCAT GTTCGCTGCCAAGTCCGGCGCCAAGCATGTCATCGGCGTCGACATgtccaccatcatcttcaaggccCGAGAAATCGTCAAGGTCAACGGCCTGTCAGACAAAATCACCCTGATCCAGggcaagatggaggagattgagcttCCCTTCCCCCAggtcgacatcatcatctccgagTGGATGGGCTACTTCCTCCTCTACGAAAGCATGCTGGACACCGTCCTGTATGCGCGAGACAAGTACCTGGTCAAGGATGGCCTGATCTTCCCCGACAaggccaccatcttctttgccggTATCGAGGATGGCGACtacaaggaggagaagattggaT TCTGGGACAATGTCTACGGCTTTGACTACACTCCTCTCAAGGCCACCGCTTTGTCAGAGCCTCTGGTCGATACTGTCGACCTGAAGGCCGTCGTCACCGACCCCGTCCCCGTGCTCACCCTCGACCTCTACACCTGCACCACCGCCGACCTCGCCTTCAACACCCCCTTCACCCTCACCGCTAAGCGCGATGACTTCATCCACGCCCTCGTCTCCTGGTTCGACATCGACTTCACCGCCTGCCACAAGCCCATCCGCTTCTCCACCGGCCCTCACACCAAGTACACCCACTGGAAACAGACCGTCTTCTACATCGAGGACGTCCTCACCGTCCAGAACGGCGAGGAGGTCCAGTGCAAGCTCGACGTCAAGCCCAACGACAAGAACCGCCGCGACCTGGACATTGAGGTCGACTACAGCTTCCAGGTCAACGATGCCACCAGGAACGCTTCCGGTCACAGCTCATACAAGATGTGCTAA